From Scleropages formosus chromosome 1, fSclFor1.1, whole genome shotgun sequence, a single genomic window includes:
- the brap gene encoding BRCA1-associated protein — protein sequence MSVSLVVIRLELADQSQFPEGFQYTAAGDMSEEEIREKALGLAQTSLNGKSDTDRTALLHQHIGSRAMADMVIETFKPDPDRCAQEDHGNGNEKEEEITGPDHGADIPSSGEAINIAPERGTVPDSPSKQLPDQISFFSGNPSVEIVHGIMHLYKTNKMTSLTEDVRRSAMLCVLTVPATMTSHDLMKFVAPFNDVMEHMKIIRDSTPNQYMVLIKFSSQADADSFYMACNGRQFNSIEEAVCQLVYVERAEVFKSEEGASLPVMDLTELPKCTVCLERMDESVNGVLTTLCNHSFHSQCLLRWEDTTCPVCRYCQTPEPVEENKCFECGVHENLWICLICGHIGCGRYVSRHAYKHFEETQHTYAMQLTNHRVWDYAGDNYVHRLVACKTDGKMVQYECEGDSCQDEKIDALQLEYSYLLTSQLESQRIYWENKIVHLEKDTAEEINNMKAKFKETIEKCDSLERKMIELHKEKQSMEKKCTQLNAKVSRLSQELKEEQEMNKCLRANQAQLQAQVREEERRARDLADSKESRITELQEQLRDIMFYLETQQQISQMPAEARQEIQEGQINIASGPSPGASTGKLGSRKGRGKRGK from the exons ATGAGTGTGTCCCTGGTGGTGATCCGTCTGGAGCTCGCAGACCAGTCCCAGTTTCCAGAAGGCTTCCAGTACACAGCCG CTGGAGACATGTCTGAGGAGGAGATCCGAGAGAAGGCCTTAGGCTTGGCTCAGACCTCTCTAAATGGAAAGTCAGACACTGACCGCACAGCCCTCCTGCACCAGCATATTGGCAGCCGGGCCATGGCGGACATGGTCATTGAGACCTTCAAGCCAGATCCAG ATAGATGTGCCCAAGAGGATCATGGGAATGGCaatgagaaggaggaggagataaCTGGTCCTGACCATGGTGCAGACATTCCAAGCAGTGGGGAGGCCATAAACATTGCCCCTGAGAGGGGTACTGTCCCTGACTCCCCTTCCAAGCAACTGCCAGACCAGATTTCCTTCTTCAGTGGGAACCCCTCTGTAGAGATTGTCCATGGTATAATGCATCTTTACAAGACCAA TAAGATGACATCACTGACCGAGGATGTGCGGCGGAGTGCCATGCTCTGTGTCCTCACGGTCCCTGCCACCATGACCAGTCATGACCTCATGAAGTTTGTGGCACCCTTCAATGACGTCATGGAGCACATGAAGATCATACGTGATTCCACACCCAACCAGTACATGGTGCTGATCAAGTTCAGCTCTCAG GCTGATGCGGACAGCTTTTACATGGCCTGTAACGGGCGGCAGTTCAATTCCATCGAGGAAGCAGTCTGCCAGCTGGTTTACGTGGAGAGGGCAGAGGTCTTCAAATCTGAGGAG GGGGCCAGCCTGCCCGTGATGGACCTCACAGAGCTACCCAAGTGCACAGTGTGCTTGGAACGCATGGATGAGTCAGTCAACGGTGTGCTCACTACACTCTGCAACCACAGCTTCCATAGCCAATGTCTTCTGCGCTGGGAGGACACCAC GTGTCCTGTCTGCAGGTACTGCCAGACCCCTGAGCCAGTGGAGGAGAACAAGTGCTTTGAGTGCGGTGTCCATGAG AACCTGTGGATTTGCCTGATCTGTGGTCACATTGGCTGTGGACGCTATGTCAGCCGCCATGCTTACAAGCATTTTGAGGAGACTCAGCACACGTATGCCATGCAGCTCACTAACCACCGTGTCTGGGACTATGCTGGAG ACAACTATGTCCACCGGCTAGTGGCCTGTAAGACAGATGGCAAAATGGTGCAATATGAGTGTGAAGGAGACTCCTGCCAGGATGAGAAGATTGATGCACTCCAACTAGAG TATTCATATCTTTTGACAAGTCAGCTGGAATCTCAAAGAATTTACtgggaaaataaaattgtgcaCTTGGAAAAGGACACAGCAGAGGAG ATCAATAACATGAAAGCCAAGTTTAAGGAGACCATTGAAAAATGTGACAGTCTGGAGCGCAAGATGATTGAGCTTCACAAGGAGAAACAGTCCATGGAGAAGAA GTGCACACAGCTTAATGCTAAGGTGTCTCGGCTGTcccaggagctgaaggaggagcaggagatgaACAAGTGCCTGCGTGCCAACCAAGCACAGCTGCAGGCTCAAGTGCGAGAGGAAGAGAGACGGGCACGAGATCTGGCCGATTCCAAAGAGAGCCGTATCACAGAGCTACAGGAGCAGCTACGTGATATCATGTTCTACCTGGAGACACAGCAGCAGATCAGCCAAATGCCAGCGGAGGCCCGCCAGGAGATCCAGGAGGGGCAGATCAACATTGCTTCGGGCCCCTCCCCTGGAGCCAGCACTGGGAAATTAGGCTCCCGGAAAGGCAGGGGTAAAAGGGGAAAGTAA